A region from the Desulfobotulus mexicanus genome encodes:
- a CDS encoding FAD-dependent oxidoreductase yields the protein MHNSKTLIIEGRDSEGIRLESRLLEEHIQEAVNKGFRNLEIRAAGQHGIGGRLWKAEEPVSIRIEGTAGQRLGSFGYPNTEIEVMGSASEDTGWLNAGANILVHGNAGNGTCNGMAQGKVWVAGSVGSRSMTMTKRNPRFEPPELWVLGSAGDFFGEFMAGGKAVICGWQPQNPDNVLGHRPMVGMVGGQVFFRGPMDGFSQADARMVPIEEEDWIWLKKGLSDFLLKIQKPELYDTLSVREDWQCLVARSPMEKRETERGSMRDFRKGIWDKELGKGGLIGDLTDLDMSPIPLITRGELRRFVPVWENRKYKAPCEGTCPTGIPVQQRWQLIREGRMDEAVDMALSYTPFPATVCGYLCPNPCMEACTRNSAFMAPVDIKPLGKASLAAFTPVFPAIKGRKVAVVGGGPAGISVAWQLRSKGHEVVILDKSEVLGGKMRSVIPESRIPQEVLTKELERVAEVIPHIHLKQSLTRKDVERLKSDHDHIIIATGASSPRRLMVDGGERQVTSLDFLEQAKANAIKPGKNVVIIGAGNVGCDVATEAKRLGAENITLIDIQKPAAFGVEKEDAEKAGAVFRWPCFTKALTKEGVLLENGELIPADTIVTSIGDMAVLDFLPESVVVEKGRIRVNEYGQTTDAQIFAIGDMVGQGLITDAIGAGRRTAQAICDMAEGRLPEMDAREILKLERVHLEYFDPRIPPKEDLGGCGSQCASCGNCRDCGICVELCPGGAISRKDLGKNSFSYEVDAERCIACGFCAGACPCGIWDLHPAVPVG from the coding sequence ATGCATAACTCTAAAACGCTTATCATAGAAGGCAGGGACAGTGAGGGCATCCGCCTGGAATCCCGTCTTCTGGAAGAACACATTCAGGAGGCTGTCAACAAAGGCTTCCGCAATCTGGAAATCCGGGCTGCTGGTCAGCACGGCATAGGCGGAAGACTCTGGAAGGCAGAAGAACCCGTAAGCATACGCATCGAAGGTACTGCGGGCCAGCGCCTTGGGAGCTTTGGCTATCCCAACACAGAAATAGAAGTCATGGGTTCCGCCTCCGAAGACACGGGCTGGCTCAATGCCGGAGCAAACATACTCGTCCATGGCAACGCAGGCAACGGAACCTGCAACGGCATGGCCCAGGGCAAGGTCTGGGTGGCCGGGTCCGTAGGCTCCCGCAGCATGACCATGACCAAACGCAACCCCCGTTTTGAACCGCCCGAACTCTGGGTGCTTGGTTCCGCCGGAGATTTTTTCGGTGAATTCATGGCAGGCGGAAAAGCTGTCATCTGCGGATGGCAGCCCCAGAATCCTGACAATGTTCTGGGACACCGGCCCATGGTCGGCATGGTGGGCGGTCAGGTCTTTTTCCGGGGGCCCATGGACGGGTTCAGTCAGGCCGATGCCCGCATGGTTCCCATTGAAGAAGAAGACTGGATCTGGCTGAAAAAGGGCCTTTCGGATTTTCTTCTTAAAATTCAAAAACCCGAACTCTACGACACCCTAAGCGTACGGGAAGACTGGCAGTGCCTTGTAGCCCGCTCTCCCATGGAAAAACGGGAGACGGAGCGTGGCTCCATGAGGGATTTCCGCAAAGGCATCTGGGATAAAGAGCTGGGAAAGGGCGGGCTCATCGGTGATCTGACAGATCTGGACATGAGTCCCATCCCCCTGATTACCAGGGGAGAACTGCGGCGATTTGTGCCCGTATGGGAGAACCGGAAATACAAAGCCCCCTGTGAAGGAACCTGCCCCACGGGTATTCCAGTGCAGCAGCGCTGGCAGCTGATAAGAGAAGGACGCATGGACGAGGCCGTGGATATGGCCTTAAGCTACACGCCCTTTCCCGCAACGGTCTGTGGCTACCTCTGTCCCAATCCCTGCATGGAAGCCTGCACCCGAAACAGTGCCTTTATGGCCCCTGTGGATATCAAGCCACTGGGAAAAGCTTCCCTTGCCGCTTTCACCCCGGTATTCCCTGCCATAAAGGGCAGAAAGGTGGCCGTTGTCGGTGGCGGACCTGCGGGTATTTCCGTGGCCTGGCAGCTCCGCTCCAAAGGGCATGAGGTGGTGATTCTGGACAAAAGCGAGGTGCTGGGCGGAAAAATGCGCTCTGTGATTCCGGAATCCCGCATTCCACAGGAAGTGCTGACAAAGGAGCTGGAAAGGGTTGCTGAAGTAATACCCCACATACACCTCAAACAGTCCCTTACCCGAAAGGATGTGGAGCGGCTGAAAAGCGACCACGACCACATCATTATAGCCACCGGCGCATCCAGCCCCAGACGCCTTATGGTGGATGGCGGGGAGCGGCAGGTCACTTCCCTTGATTTTCTGGAACAGGCCAAAGCCAATGCCATAAAACCCGGAAAAAATGTGGTGATTATCGGCGCGGGCAATGTGGGCTGCGATGTGGCAACAGAAGCAAAGCGCCTCGGTGCGGAAAACATCACCCTCATAGACATACAAAAACCCGCCGCCTTTGGTGTGGAAAAGGAAGATGCGGAAAAAGCCGGTGCCGTCTTCCGCTGGCCCTGCTTCACCAAAGCCCTCACTAAAGAAGGCGTGCTGCTTGAAAACGGTGAGCTGATTCCGGCGGACACCATTGTAACCTCCATAGGGGACATGGCTGTTCTGGATTTTCTGCCGGAAAGTGTGGTGGTAGAAAAGGGTCGGATCCGGGTCAATGAATACGGCCAGACCACGGATGCTCAAATCTTTGCCATAGGCGACATGGTGGGGCAGGGCCTGATCACCGATGCCATCGGTGCTGGACGCAGAACGGCCCAGGCCATCTGCGACATGGCCGAAGGCAGGCTTCCGGAAATGGATGCAAGGGAAATACTGAAGCTGGAAAGGGTGCATCTGGAATATTTTGATCCCCGCATTCCACCCAAGGAAGATCTGGGCGGCTGCGGTTCCCAGTGCGCTTCCTGCGGCAACTGCAGGGACTGCGGTATCTGTGTGGAGCTGTGCCCCGGAGGAGCCATTTCCAGAAAAGACCTTGGAAAAAACAGCTTTTCCTATGAAGTGGACGCAGAGCGCTGCATTGCCTGCGGATTCTGCGCCGGTGCCTGCCCCTGCGGCATCTGGGACCTGCATCCGGCCGTACCCGTTGGATAG
- a CDS encoding glutamate synthase-related protein, whose product MSANGQIIPSSLSISDLPWQIRWNQDKCTLCGSCTAVCPVNSIELGVFRKREIKAGTGFAEKPSSSQTIRYGIRQRTSPAYACVGCAMCSLVCPNDAIAPVRNDGSDKLRYHINQGGQPKSRGGRRNDPSGLLDQIKFIRISMLTDPALDAGRHTFDVNTLLGRVLEPRDALKHQREHGWMPPVREIYPLVIGGMSFGALSPTMWEGLQMGVAYLNEEMGMPVRICTGEGGCPPRLLRSRFLKYVILQIASGYFGWDEIIHAIPEMKEDPCAIEIKYGQGAKPGDGGLLMWHKVNKLIAAIRGVPERVSLPSPPTHQTQYSIEESVAKMIQSMSMAWGFRVPVYPKISATSTSLAVLNNLTRNPYAAGLAIDGEDGGTGAAYNVSMNHMGHPIASNLRDCYLNLVKVGKQNEIPLFAGGGVGKNGNLAANAAALIMMGASGVQTGKYIMQAAAGCLGSEQDRCNICNIGLCPKGIASQDPRIYRRLDAEKVAERVVDLYLAFDMELRKILAPLGRSTSLPIGMSDALGINDYHAAERLGIRYVV is encoded by the coding sequence ATGTCGGCAAACGGACAGATTATCCCGTCAAGCTTAAGCATCAGCGATCTGCCCTGGCAGATCCGCTGGAATCAGGACAAATGCACCCTCTGCGGCAGCTGCACCGCCGTATGTCCGGTGAACTCCATAGAGCTGGGTGTATTCCGCAAGCGGGAAATCAAAGCAGGCACAGGATTTGCGGAAAAACCATCCTCCTCCCAGACTATCCGCTACGGCATCCGCCAGAGAACAAGCCCGGCCTATGCCTGCGTGGGCTGTGCCATGTGTTCTTTGGTCTGTCCCAATGACGCCATTGCTCCTGTCCGCAATGATGGCAGTGACAAACTTCGCTATCACATAAATCAGGGGGGACAGCCAAAAAGCAGGGGAGGGCGGCGGAACGACCCGTCAGGCCTTCTGGATCAGATTAAATTCATCCGAATTTCCATGCTCACGGACCCGGCACTTGATGCCGGTCGCCACACCTTTGATGTGAATACCCTGCTGGGCCGGGTGCTGGAACCAAGAGATGCCCTGAAGCACCAGCGGGAGCACGGATGGATGCCGCCTGTGCGGGAAATTTATCCTCTGGTCATCGGTGGCATGAGCTTCGGCGCCCTTTCACCTACCATGTGGGAAGGCCTTCAGATGGGAGTGGCCTACCTCAATGAGGAAATGGGCATGCCCGTGCGGATCTGTACGGGAGAGGGCGGATGCCCGCCAAGGCTTCTGCGCTCCCGTTTCCTCAAATATGTAATTCTCCAGATTGCCTCCGGTTATTTCGGCTGGGATGAGATCATCCACGCCATTCCTGAAATGAAGGAAGACCCCTGCGCCATAGAGATTAAATACGGACAGGGAGCCAAGCCCGGAGATGGAGGACTGCTCATGTGGCACAAGGTCAATAAGCTGATTGCCGCCATCCGCGGTGTGCCGGAAAGGGTCAGCCTGCCAAGCCCTCCCACCCATCAGACCCAGTATTCCATAGAGGAATCCGTGGCCAAGATGATCCAGAGCATGAGCATGGCCTGGGGATTCCGGGTTCCGGTCTATCCCAAGATATCCGCCACATCCACAAGCCTTGCGGTGCTCAACAACCTCACCAGAAATCCCTACGCCGCAGGACTTGCCATTGACGGAGAAGACGGAGGAACCGGGGCCGCCTATAATGTGTCCATGAATCACATGGGACATCCCATCGCTTCCAACCTGCGGGACTGCTACTTAAACCTTGTGAAGGTGGGTAAGCAGAATGAAATTCCCCTTTTTGCAGGGGGCGGTGTAGGCAAAAACGGCAACCTCGCAGCCAATGCCGCAGCCCTCATCATGATGGGCGCTTCCGGAGTGCAGACGGGTAAATATATCATGCAGGCCGCAGCAGGCTGCCTCGGCTCCGAGCAGGACCGTTGCAACATCTGCAACATCGGGCTTTGTCCCAAGGGCATAGCCTCCCAGGACCCGAGAATCTATCGCAGGCTGGATGCGGAGAAGGTGGCGGAACGCGTGGTGGATCTTTATCTGGCCTTTGACATGGAGCTTAGAAAAATTCTTGCCCCCCTGGGCCGCTCCACCTCCCTGCCCATCGGCATGTCCGATGCCCTGGGAATCAATGACTACCATGCCGCCGAACGCCTCGGCATCCGCTATGTGGTGTAG
- a CDS encoding glutamate synthase, producing MCRLFAVTSDTPLSPMKALEALDAMREGHDGSGVGLFMRDLGGPFAAIKGAPILSGIFTDAGLKKLDTLMMDIGFMTKYRMGIQLPETPPAGTPSRDIYLIRAYDYPRAWENLAEEEKHRRLLKVRLELREMGEADGDMIVFSFWPDVIMIKEIGDPLTVGRYMDLDRHGITARIIMAQGRQNTNYAINLYACHPFFLEGFATMTNGENTAFIPVKEFLESRGFDGYIGFQSDSEVFVHILHYISTFLDLPLDAYKHIITPLPDEALNSHPDASVLRILKQSCRRLIIDGPNCIIGNLPDGTLFMGQDSKKLRPGIVGGKPGIWAFSSEVCGLDTVIPDRDKSKDFQPMHLDMAMVGPDRKEVKVCRQTDRLSRQA from the coding sequence ATGTGCCGTTTATTTGCAGTAACCAGCGACACCCCCCTTTCCCCCATGAAGGCACTGGAAGCACTGGATGCCATGCGGGAAGGCCATGACGGTTCCGGAGTGGGGCTGTTTATGAGGGATCTGGGTGGCCCCTTTGCCGCCATCAAGGGAGCGCCCATACTTTCAGGGATATTTACGGATGCGGGTCTAAAAAAGCTTGATACCCTGATGATGGACATAGGCTTTATGACCAAATACCGCATGGGCATACAGCTTCCTGAAACACCACCTGCGGGAACGCCGTCAAGGGACATCTACCTGATCCGGGCCTACGATTATCCCAGAGCCTGGGAAAATCTGGCGGAAGAAGAAAAACACCGCCGTCTCCTCAAGGTCAGACTAGAGCTCCGTGAAATGGGTGAAGCCGACGGCGATATGATTGTCTTCTCCTTCTGGCCGGATGTGATCATGATCAAGGAAATAGGAGATCCCCTTACGGTTGGCCGCTATATGGATCTCGACCGCCATGGCATCACAGCCCGCATCATCATGGCCCAGGGCAGACAGAACACCAATTATGCCATCAATCTCTATGCCTGCCATCCCTTTTTTCTGGAAGGCTTTGCCACCATGACCAACGGAGAGAACACCGCCTTCATACCCGTAAAGGAATTTCTGGAATCCCGGGGCTTTGACGGCTATATCGGATTTCAGTCCGACTCCGAGGTCTTTGTGCATATTCTTCACTATATCAGCACCTTTCTGGATCTTCCCTTGGATGCCTACAAACACATTATCACCCCCCTTCCGGATGAGGCGCTAAATTCCCATCCTGACGCATCCGTACTGAGGATACTCAAGCAGAGCTGCAGAAGGCTTATCATTGACGGACCCAACTGCATCATCGGTAATCTTCCGGACGGCACCCTTTTCATGGGTCAGGACAGCAAAAAACTCCGGCCCGGCATTGTGGGTGGCAAGCCCGGCATATGGGCCTTTTCATCGGAAGTCTGTGGTCTGGACACGGTGATCCCGGACAGGGATAAGAGCAAAGATTTTCAACCCATGCACCTCGATATGGCCATGGTGGGCCCGGATCGCAAGGAGGTTAAAGTATGTCGGCAAACGGACAGATTATCCCGTCAAGCTTAA